The Theobroma cacao cultivar B97-61/B2 chromosome 2, Criollo_cocoa_genome_V2, whole genome shotgun sequence genome includes the window ATGCATCATTATCTAATATTATCAATAAAAGTTAACAAACTGgcacaataattttttttggaatatATAAACATTAATTTACTAAATAACAATATgaattactttttaaaaaaatagtatgAATTATTTGAGAACAAAATATGGTATATGAATTTTTAGCCACCAATTCTCGGTGTATATAATACTTATGTATTatcaattaatcaaatattattatcttgttaataaaaaaacttaaaaatcaaaattttttaaaaataaatatttattttgaaaatttttattattacatATTTATGAGGTGAGATTCtataattaaatgataatatatattatatgtatattgacatgatattaaatataattatttttaattttttaaaaaatatttctcttCTCGTAGGGTGACGAggacaacttaaaataaaaaaaacatcaaaaaaAGTGGAAAGAATATACGAGAGCATTCAAAGGGTAAGCCAATCAATGCAAACCACTTGCTTCAGAAAACCACCAAACTCCAAAGTACTCCCACATTtgattgagagagagagagtccCACCACAAATGTCACAAGCCATGGCAGCAGCAGCCAGAGTCATAGCCGTCGCCAGCAACTCCACCTCCACCGCCGCCTCTTCCTGCTTGCTCCTCAAAACGCCCTTCGCTTTGAAACGCGCCTGCAACGCTCTCAGCTTCAACAACGGCAGACGATTGTCCAAGAGATTGTTTTCTTGCAATGCCATTTTTAACCCTCAGGTTCAGATCAAACAGGAAGGCCAGCCCGAAACCCTCGACTACAGAGTCTTCTTCGAAGATACTTCGGGCAAAAAGGTATTttcatttccattttgttcttgtcaaaatctttgaaatttaatttttagtatTAGTAGTAGTAACATtattttgatggtaattgagATTTGTGTTTGGTGGTTGCTTAGATTTCTCCTTGGCATGATGTACCGTTGCACTTGGGAGATGGtgtttttaacttcattgttGAGATACCCAAAGAATCAAGTGCGAAAATGGAGGTTGCTACTGATGAGCTATACACTCCCATTAAGCAGGATACAAAGAAGGGCAAGCTTCGATATTACCCGTAAGATTTGCTGGTTCTGATTGTGTATAGCTTATTGCTCAATTCAATGCTTGGGTTATCTTCAGCTAGGATTTGTGCTAGAATGGTCaaatttttctccattttggTAGTACTTTTGCAATTAGATTTTACATTTCACCAGGATTTTCCTTGGCAATGTCATATAATGCCCAGAGATGCTTATCTTGATTTAGAAATGACCCAAGTTCTTAGCTCATTATTTGTGAATAAGTTAGTCATTTTCTTCAAGTATACATGTAATAGCCAGAGAAACTTGTCTGCTAAAAGCAGAGTGGTTGAGGAGCTTCTAATAACAGCAACTGATTTTTAGGAGATTAAAGATTACAGTTGTATTAAGGTACATTACACGGCACTTCTTCAGGTGATGCACGATCTAAGGGTCATCAGGGGATGACTCAGACTGTAAATGCAGCATGGCCTCTACGTAGTAAATAGTATGATTTTACCGATAATCAAAACACATTTTGTATAGGATTTTTGTTATTAGAATCCACTTTGCTTCAGCTTCTTGCTATTGTGAGTTTTCATTGTCGAGTGTCTCACAGAGGTTTCATTTCTGAATAATCGGTTCATTGTCTCTCAGTTATAACATAAACTGGAATTATGGATTGCTTCCACAAACATGGGAAGACCCATCTCTTGCAAACAATGAAGTTGAAGCAGCATTTGGTGATAACGACCCTGGTAATTCCCAATACTTGTTTTCGGTATTTGATATTTCTTACaaaccttttcttcttctttttgttgtgaAAAGCAGCATCCTGAATTTTTACGTTTGTGTTTCTTTTCACTTCTTAGTTGATGTTGTTGAGATTGGTGAAAGCCAGAGAAAGATTGGTGAAATTCTAAAGGTAAAGCCACTGGCTGCTTTAGCCATGATTGATGAAGGGGAACTTGACTGGAAAATAGTTGCCATTTCATTAGATGATCCAAGAGCTTCTCTTGTGAA containing:
- the LOC18607319 gene encoding soluble inorganic pyrophosphatase 6, chloroplastic — its product is MQTTCFRKPPNSKVLPHLIERERVPPQMSQAMAAAARVIAVASNSTSTAASSCLLLKTPFALKRACNALSFNNGRRLSKRLFSCNAIFNPQVQIKQEGQPETLDYRVFFEDTSGKKISPWHDVPLHLGDGVFNFIVEIPKESSAKMEVATDELYTPIKQDTKKGKLRYYPYNINWNYGLLPQTWEDPSLANNEVEAAFGDNDPVDVVEIGESQRKIGEILKVKPLAALAMIDEGELDWKIVAISLDDPRASLVNDVDDVEKHFPGTLTAIRDWFRDYKIPDGKPANKFGLGNKAANKDYALKVITETNESWAKLVKRSIPAGELSLV